One Burkholderia thailandensis E264 genomic window carries:
- a CDS encoding O-methyltransferase yields the protein MTTLTAAPLAPLLDSLFEQAEARSPMTNPTLAALSDDERARLMRSKTGYRDLYACLKDFPLAVSRETASLLYMLARGCSARTIVEFGTSFGISTLHLAAALRDNGGGRLVTTEFEPSKAARARENLTAGGLADLVEIREGDALQTLSVDLPDTIDLLLLDGAKALYPDILNLVESRLRPGAFIVADNADDSPDYLARVRSPANGYLSTPFGEDVELSMRIG from the coding sequence ATGACGACCCTGACCGCCGCCCCGCTCGCCCCGTTGCTGGACAGCCTGTTCGAGCAGGCCGAAGCGCGCTCTCCGATGACGAACCCCACGCTCGCCGCGCTCTCCGACGACGAGCGCGCGCGGCTGATGCGAAGCAAAACCGGCTATCGCGATTTATACGCATGCCTGAAGGATTTTCCGCTTGCCGTCTCGCGCGAAACCGCGTCGCTGCTATACATGCTGGCGCGCGGTTGCAGCGCACGCACGATCGTCGAATTCGGGACTTCGTTCGGCATTTCGACCTTGCATCTCGCCGCCGCGCTTCGGGACAACGGCGGCGGCCGCCTCGTCACGACCGAGTTCGAGCCGTCCAAGGCCGCGCGGGCCCGCGAGAATCTGACAGCCGGCGGACTCGCCGATCTCGTGGAGATTCGCGAAGGAGACGCGCTGCAAACGTTGAGCGTCGATTTGCCCGACACCATCGACCTGCTGCTGCTCGACGGCGCCAAGGCGCTCTATCCCGACATCCTGAATCTCGTGGAAAGCCGCCTCAGACCCGGCGCCTTCATCGTCGCCGACAATGCCGATGACAGCCCCGATTATCTGGCGCGCGTGCGATCGCCCG
- a CDS encoding TetR family transcriptional regulator, with protein sequence MANRSNTQISARKQPKQARSARLVDDVLQAAIQVLAKEGAPRFTMARVAEKAGVSVGSLYQYFPNKAAVLFRLQSDEWRQTTELLRGILEDGEKPPLERLRILVHAFVRSECDEAEMRVALNDAAPLYRDAPQARQVREAGNRIVRRFMRDALPDASDATRAQAGDLIAATLGALGKRFSETRRSAAEIDAYADAMADMFCAYLERLQMD encoded by the coding sequence ATGGCCAATCGTTCGAACACACAGATTTCCGCGCGAAAACAGCCCAAGCAGGCGCGGTCGGCGCGTCTCGTCGACGATGTGCTTCAGGCCGCCATTCAGGTTTTGGCGAAGGAGGGGGCCCCGCGCTTCACGATGGCGCGCGTGGCCGAGAAGGCGGGCGTCAGCGTCGGATCGCTGTATCAGTATTTTCCGAACAAGGCGGCGGTGCTGTTTCGCCTTCAGAGCGACGAATGGCGGCAGACGACCGAGTTGCTGCGCGGCATCCTCGAGGATGGCGAGAAGCCGCCGCTCGAACGGCTGCGCATCCTGGTGCACGCGTTCGTCCGCTCGGAATGCGACGAGGCTGAGATGCGCGTGGCGCTCAACGACGCCGCGCCGCTCTATCGCGATGCGCCGCAGGCGCGGCAGGTGCGCGAAGCGGGCAATCGCATTGTCCGGCGTTTCATGCGGGACGCGCTGCCCGATGCATCCGACGCGACGCGCGCGCAGGCGGGCGACCTGATCGCGGCGACGCTCGGCGCGCTCGGCAAGCGATTCTCGGAAACGCGTCGAAGCGCCGCCGAGATCGACGCCTACGCCGATGCGATGGCCGACATGTTTTGCGCGTATCTCGAGCGTCTTCAGATGGACTGA
- the groL gene encoding chaperonin GroEL (60 kDa chaperone family; promotes refolding of misfolded polypeptides especially under stressful conditions; forms two stacked rings of heptamers to form a barrel-shaped 14mer; ends can be capped by GroES; misfolded proteins enter the barrel where they are refolded when GroES binds) codes for MPAKSLVFHQDARQRLLRGVNAMAEAVKVTLGPGGRNVIVEQPDAAPLVANSGVVVAGSVDLPDPFEEMGARLLREVATRTSEVAGDGTTTATTLAQAIVVEGIKCVTAGHDPMALKRAIETAGKDVVAELHRIARPCASADEMRQIATISASGDVSIGALVAQAVERVGKEGAISIEDGTKLDDELETVDGSLVERGYLSPLFVEADRHTVVLEEPRILLCDMNVGAIAQLLPVLEALSSTGKPLLVVANEVEGEALATLVVNHLRGTLKSCAIRSPGFGEARTEQLADLAALTGATVISPQTGRALERATLAELGAARRVEISRDTTTIIAGRGERKRIDERIRALRTRLDATPPGYERDALARRLTKLAGGVAVIRVGAATETALRERKNRFEDALHATRAAMEEGIVPGGGVALLRARRALEQDGAGLTDAQRTGARIVHDALASPLRQIAENAGADAQAVVHAVDAASGAFGYDAARAAYGDMIAAGIVDPVKVARSALQNAISVASLLLTTDCMIARRSPAGPAMHAASEEAWDRDLG; via the coding sequence GTGCCCGCCAAATCGCTGGTCTTTCATCAGGATGCGCGTCAACGGCTGCTCAGGGGCGTCAACGCGATGGCAGAAGCGGTCAAGGTCACGCTCGGGCCCGGCGGACGCAACGTGATCGTCGAGCAGCCCGACGCGGCGCCGCTCGTCGCCAACTCGGGCGTCGTCGTCGCCGGCTCGGTCGATCTGCCCGATCCATTCGAGGAAATGGGCGCGCGCCTGCTGCGCGAAGTCGCGACCCGCACGAGCGAAGTCGCGGGCGATGGGACGACCACCGCCACGACGCTTGCCCAGGCGATCGTCGTCGAGGGCATCAAATGCGTGACGGCCGGCCACGATCCGATGGCGCTCAAGCGCGCCATCGAAACGGCCGGCAAGGACGTCGTCGCCGAATTGCACCGCATCGCCCGGCCATGCGCGAGCGCCGACGAAATGCGCCAGATCGCGACGATTTCCGCGAGCGGCGACGTCTCGATCGGCGCCCTGGTCGCGCAGGCGGTGGAGCGCGTCGGCAAGGAGGGCGCGATCAGCATCGAGGACGGCACGAAACTCGACGACGAACTCGAAACCGTGGACGGCTCGCTGGTCGAGCGCGGCTATCTGTCGCCGCTGTTCGTCGAGGCGGACCGTCACACCGTCGTGCTCGAAGAGCCGCGCATCCTGCTGTGCGACATGAACGTCGGCGCGATCGCACAGCTGCTGCCGGTGCTCGAAGCGCTCAGCAGCACCGGCAAGCCGCTCCTCGTCGTCGCGAACGAAGTGGAGGGCGAAGCGCTCGCCACCCTCGTCGTCAACCACCTGCGCGGCACGCTGAAATCGTGCGCGATCCGCTCCCCCGGATTCGGCGAGGCGCGCACCGAGCAGTTGGCCGACCTCGCGGCGCTCACGGGCGCGACGGTGATTTCCCCGCAGACGGGGCGCGCGCTCGAGCGCGCGACGCTCGCCGAGCTGGGTGCCGCGCGCCGCGTCGAAATCTCCCGCGACACGACGACGATCATCGCGGGGCGAGGCGAACGCAAACGCATCGACGAGCGGATTCGCGCGCTGCGTACGCGGCTCGACGCGACGCCGCCCGGCTACGAACGCGACGCGCTCGCCCGCCGCCTGACCAAGCTCGCGGGCGGCGTCGCGGTGATTCGCGTTGGCGCGGCGACGGAAACCGCGCTGCGCGAGCGCAAGAACCGCTTCGAGGACGCGCTGCACGCGACACGCGCCGCGATGGAGGAAGGCATCGTGCCCGGCGGCGGCGTCGCGCTGCTGCGCGCGCGCCGCGCGCTCGAGCAGGACGGCGCGGGCTTGACGGACGCGCAGCGCACGGGCGCGCGCATCGTTCACGATGCCCTGGCGTCGCCGCTGCGCCAGATCGCCGAAAACGCCGGCGCCGACGCGCAGGCTGTCGTGCATGCGGTGGACGCCGCGTCCGGCGCCTTCGGCTATGACGCCGCCCGTGCCGCGTATGGCGACATGATCGCGGCCGGCATCGTCGATCCCGTCAAGGTCGCGCGATCGGCATTGCAGAATGCGATCTCGGTCGCTTCCTTGTTGCTCACGACCGATTGCATGATCGCGCGCCGTTCGCCCGCCGGCCCGGCAATGCACGCGGCAAGCGAAGAAGCGTGGGACCGCGATCTCGGATGA
- a CDS encoding ribose-phosphate diphosphokinase, giving the protein MTNTPISLFAFATSRPFGERIAARLGVALAAHEERAFEDGEHKTRPLASVRGHDVYVVQSLHGEPGSSVNDKLCRLLLFIGALKDASAASVCAVVPYLCYSRKDRRSQPRDPVSTRYVAAMLEAVGVDRVVTIDVHNVAAYQNAFRCPTEHLEANGLLVDWFAERAGALPIVVVSPDAGGVHRAEDFRARLTARLGRPVDAAFAGKLRSSGVVTAKPLVGDVAGRCAIIVDDLIGSGTTLAHTAADCRALGAQSVYAVATHGMFFGRAAELLGGDALTALAVTDSVPPWRVPPGALQDKLTVLDSAPLFAEAIARIHRGGSLTDLLRR; this is encoded by the coding sequence ATGACAAACACCCCCATCAGCCTCTTTGCCTTCGCGACGAGCCGGCCGTTCGGCGAGCGGATCGCGGCCCGGCTCGGCGTCGCGCTCGCCGCGCACGAAGAGCGGGCGTTCGAGGACGGCGAACACAAGACGCGCCCGCTCGCCAGCGTGCGCGGGCACGACGTCTATGTCGTGCAATCGCTGCACGGCGAACCGGGAAGCTCGGTCAACGACAAGCTGTGCCGGCTGCTCCTGTTCATCGGCGCGCTGAAGGACGCATCCGCCGCCAGCGTATGCGCGGTCGTGCCGTACCTGTGCTACTCGCGCAAGGACCGGCGATCCCAGCCGCGCGATCCGGTTTCCACACGCTACGTGGCGGCGATGCTCGAAGCGGTTGGCGTCGATCGCGTCGTCACGATCGACGTGCACAACGTCGCCGCCTACCAGAACGCGTTTCGGTGCCCGACCGAACACCTCGAGGCCAACGGGCTGCTGGTCGACTGGTTCGCCGAGCGGGCGGGCGCACTGCCGATCGTGGTCGTATCGCCGGATGCCGGCGGCGTGCATCGCGCGGAGGATTTTCGCGCGAGGCTCACGGCGCGGCTCGGCCGCCCCGTCGACGCGGCCTTCGCGGGCAAGCTGCGCAGCAGCGGCGTCGTGACCGCCAAGCCGCTCGTCGGCGACGTCGCGGGCCGTTGCGCGATCATCGTCGACGATCTGATCGGCTCCGGCACGACGCTCGCCCACACGGCCGCCGACTGCCGCGCGCTCGGCGCGCAGTCCGTCTATGCGGTCGCGACCCACGGCATGTTCTTCGGCCGCGCGGCCGAGTTGCTCGGCGGCGACGCGCTCACCGCGCTCGCCGTCACCGATTCGGTGCCGCCGTGGCGGGTGCCGCCGGGCGCGCTGCAGGACAAGCTCACGGTGCTCGACAGCGCGCCGCTGTTCGCGGAGGCGATCGCGCGCATCCATCGCGGCGGCTCGCTCACGGACCTGCTGCGGCGCTGA
- a CDS encoding NAD(+) synthase codes for MTTPASPRRPATGDAPAQCFLNPYRHGFVRIAVAIPPVRVADPAFNASRTIDAMRDAARAHALALVCPELGLSAYTCDDLFQQQALLDAGIAALGDVVAASRDLATIAIVGVPLQFGSTLYNCAAVVHRGRICAIVPKTYLANYREFYEARQFASGDALARDTVDLPMQSGIPCGSSLLFQVRARPLFTFHVEICEDLWVPVPPSSYAALAGATVLFNLSASNATVAKAEYRRALVGNQSARCLAAYAYSGAGAGESTTDLAWDGHGMLFENGVLLAEARRFAPTPQLVIADVDVERLASERMRQTSFAHAALRHRNACAAFRTIPLDADIDDGRMLPLARACERFPYVPSDPAVRHGRCEEISEIQVQGLVTRMNAAGVDRLVLGVSGGLDSTLALLVCARATDALRLPRDHVLACTLPGFATSARTAGQAARLINALGCRHIDIDIRPACMRMLRDLDHPFARAQARYDATFENVQAGMRTDYLFRLANRHGALVVGTGDLSELALGWCTYGVGDQMSHYAVNASIPKTLVRYLVRWAAEQGPFAGAASPVLHDVLATTISPELIPGDADTEPAQQSETAVGPFELQDFNLYYLLRLGYRPSKVAYLAWHAWHDATHGPWPDMPDGRRRAYSIGEIKHWLEIFVTRFFEDMQFKRSCLPNGPKVGSGGSLSPRGDYRAPSDASARAWLADLATVPETFDDDRAPTPH; via the coding sequence ATGACGACCCCAGCCAGCCCTCGCCGCCCTGCAACCGGCGATGCACCTGCGCAATGCTTCCTCAATCCGTACCGGCACGGCTTCGTTCGAATCGCCGTCGCGATACCGCCCGTGCGCGTCGCGGATCCGGCCTTCAACGCGTCGCGCACGATCGACGCCATGCGCGACGCGGCGCGCGCGCACGCACTCGCGCTCGTATGCCCGGAGCTCGGCCTGAGCGCCTATACCTGCGACGATCTCTTCCAGCAACAGGCGCTGCTCGACGCCGGCATCGCGGCGCTGGGCGACGTGGTGGCCGCGTCGCGCGATCTCGCGACGATCGCCATCGTCGGCGTGCCGTTGCAATTCGGCTCGACGCTCTATAACTGCGCGGCGGTCGTTCATCGGGGCCGGATCTGCGCGATCGTGCCGAAGACCTATCTCGCGAACTACCGCGAGTTCTACGAGGCCCGGCAATTCGCGTCCGGCGACGCGCTCGCGCGGGACACGGTCGATCTGCCGATGCAATCCGGCATTCCGTGCGGGAGCAGTCTGCTGTTCCAGGTCCGCGCGCGGCCGCTCTTCACGTTTCATGTCGAGATCTGCGAGGATTTGTGGGTGCCGGTTCCGCCGTCGTCGTACGCCGCCCTCGCCGGCGCCACGGTGCTGTTCAATCTGTCCGCCTCGAATGCGACCGTCGCGAAAGCCGAGTATCGGCGCGCGCTCGTCGGCAACCAATCGGCCCGTTGCCTGGCCGCGTATGCGTACAGCGGCGCGGGCGCGGGCGAATCGACGACCGATCTCGCGTGGGACGGCCACGGCATGCTGTTCGAGAACGGCGTGCTGCTGGCGGAGGCGCGCCGCTTCGCGCCGACGCCGCAGCTCGTGATCGCCGATGTCGACGTCGAGCGGCTTGCCAGCGAGCGGATGCGGCAGACGAGCTTCGCGCACGCCGCGCTGCGGCACCGGAACGCGTGCGCGGCATTCCGGACGATTCCGCTCGACGCCGACATCGATGACGGCCGCATGTTGCCGCTCGCGAGAGCCTGCGAGCGTTTTCCGTACGTCCCGTCCGATCCCGCCGTGCGCCACGGACGCTGCGAGGAAATAAGCGAGATTCAGGTGCAGGGGCTCGTCACGCGCATGAACGCGGCCGGCGTCGATCGCCTGGTGCTCGGCGTATCGGGCGGGCTCGATTCGACGCTTGCGCTGCTCGTCTGCGCGCGCGCGACGGACGCGCTTCGCCTGCCGCGCGATCACGTGCTCGCGTGCACGCTGCCGGGTTTCGCGACGAGCGCGCGCACGGCGGGCCAGGCCGCCCGCCTGATCAACGCGCTCGGCTGCCGGCACATCGATATCGACATCCGGCCCGCGTGCATGCGGATGCTTCGCGATCTCGACCACCCGTTCGCGCGCGCGCAGGCGCGCTATGACGCGACCTTCGAAAACGTGCAGGCCGGCATGCGCACCGATTACCTGTTCCGCCTCGCGAACCGGCATGGCGCGCTCGTCGTCGGCACGGGCGACCTGAGCGAGCTCGCGCTCGGCTGGTGCACGTACGGCGTCGGCGACCAGATGTCCCACTACGCCGTCAACGCGAGCATTCCGAAGACGCTCGTTCGCTACCTCGTGCGCTGGGCCGCCGAACAGGGCCCGTTCGCCGGCGCCGCGAGCCCGGTGCTGCACGACGTGCTCGCGACGACGATCAGCCCCGAGCTGATTCCGGGCGACGCCGACACCGAGCCGGCGCAGCAATCCGAAACCGCCGTCGGCCCGTTCGAGCTGCAGGACTTCAACCTCTACTACCTGCTGCGCCTGGGCTACCGGCCGTCGAAAGTCGCGTATCTCGCATGGCATGCGTGGCACGACGCGACGCACGGCCCGTGGCCCGACATGCCCGACGGCCGGCGGCGCGCCTATTCGATCGGCGAAATCAAGCACTGGCTCGAGATCTTCGTGACGCGCTTCTTCGAAGACATGCAATTCAAGCGCAGTTGCCTGCCGAACGGCCCGAAGGTCGGCTCCGGCGGCTCGCTGTCGCCGCGCGGCGACTACCGCGCGCCGAGCGACGCGAGCGCGCGCGCCTGGCTCGCCGATCTCGCAACCGTGCCGGAGACTTTCGATGACGACCGCGCCCCGACGCCGCACTGA
- a CDS encoding CBS domain-containing protein: protein MYIGRISTQPVEFCTADCNALELAERMRHAHVGDIVVIEYRDGDAVPIGLVTDRDLVVEVMARGEAPDQVTAGQVMSRGLIVVSETDEIAMALEEMRRSGIRRLPVVDDMGRLTGIVTLDDIVEYLAALFGGIAEISKLQQVEEQRFRA from the coding sequence ATGTACATCGGAAGAATCAGCACTCAGCCCGTCGAATTCTGCACGGCCGATTGCAACGCGCTCGAGCTGGCCGAACGCATGCGACACGCTCACGTGGGCGATATCGTCGTGATCGAATACCGCGACGGCGATGCGGTGCCGATCGGCCTTGTCACTGACCGGGATCTCGTCGTCGAAGTGATGGCGCGCGGCGAAGCGCCGGACCAGGTCACCGCCGGACAGGTCATGTCGCGGGGCCTGATCGTCGTATCGGAAACCGACGAGATCGCGATGGCGCTCGAGGAAATGCGTCGCTCGGGCATTCGCAGGCTGCCGGTCGTCGACGACATGGGCCGGCTCACCGGGATCGTCACGCTCGACGACATCGTCGAGTATCTGGCGGCGCTGTTCGGCGGGATTGCGGAGATCAGCAAGCTGCAACAGGTCGAGGAGCAGCGCTTTCGCGCGTAG
- the ald gene encoding alanine dehydrogenase, translating into MLIGVPKEIKVYEYRVGLTPAGARELALHGHPVLVQRGAGAAIGLRDEDYAAAGAMLADDPAEVYARADMIVKVKEPQPAECAMLRRGQILFAYLHLAPDPGQAAALVRSRAVCIAYETVRAPGGGLPLLAPMSEVAGRMSIQVAAAHLESPGGGMGLLMAGVPGVPAAHVVVLGAGVVGTCALQMAAGLGARVTVLDTNVDRLRELDLVFGNRIATLYSNAHAIDDAVRGADVVIGAVLVPGASAPRLVTREMISTMRAGAVVVDVAIDQGGCIETSRPTTHAQPTYVVDGVVHYCVANMPGAVARTSTFALGNATLRHAIALANKGWKRALADDPYLRAGLNVCDGHVTHEAVARALGLAYVHADEMLD; encoded by the coding sequence ATGCTGATTGGCGTGCCGAAGGAGATCAAGGTCTACGAGTATCGCGTCGGCCTGACGCCGGCGGGCGCGCGCGAGCTCGCGCTGCACGGCCATCCGGTGCTGGTGCAGCGCGGCGCGGGCGCGGCGATCGGCTTGCGGGACGAGGATTACGCGGCGGCCGGCGCGATGCTGGCCGATGACCCGGCCGAGGTGTACGCGCGCGCCGACATGATCGTCAAGGTCAAGGAGCCGCAGCCGGCCGAGTGCGCGATGCTGCGGCGCGGCCAGATCCTGTTCGCCTACCTGCATCTCGCGCCCGATCCCGGGCAGGCGGCGGCGCTCGTCAGGTCGCGCGCGGTGTGCATCGCGTACGAAACGGTCCGCGCGCCCGGAGGCGGCCTGCCGCTGCTCGCGCCGATGAGCGAAGTCGCCGGCCGCATGTCGATTCAGGTTGCCGCCGCGCATCTCGAAAGTCCCGGCGGCGGAATGGGCCTGCTGATGGCGGGCGTGCCCGGCGTGCCGGCCGCGCACGTCGTCGTGCTCGGCGCGGGCGTCGTCGGCACCTGCGCGCTGCAGATGGCGGCGGGCCTCGGCGCGCGCGTGACCGTGCTCGACACCAACGTCGATCGCCTGCGCGAGCTCGACCTCGTCTTCGGCAACCGAATCGCGACCCTCTACTCGAACGCGCATGCGATCGACGATGCGGTGCGCGGTGCGGACGTCGTGATCGGCGCGGTGCTGGTGCCCGGCGCGTCCGCGCCGCGGCTCGTCACGCGCGAGATGATCTCGACGATGCGCGCCGGCGCGGTCGTCGTCGATGTCGCGATCGATCAGGGCGGCTGCATCGAGACGTCCCGTCCGACGACGCACGCGCAGCCGACCTACGTCGTCGACGGCGTCGTTCACTACTGCGTCGCCAACATGCCCGGCGCGGTCGCGCGCACGTCGACGTTCGCGCTCGGCAACGCGACGCTGCGTCATGCGATCGCGCTCGCGAACAAAGGCTGGAAGCGCGCGCTCGCGGATGACCCGTACCTGCGCGCGGGGCTGAACGTGTGCGACGGCCATGTCACGCACGAAGCGGTGGCGCGCGCGCTCGGCCTCGCTTACGTGCACGCGGACGAGATGCTCGACTGA
- a CDS encoding Hsp20/alpha crystallin family protein, which translates to MSEPTTKLPVKKPQAGAEPSSTAPFWHPIETLRREIDRLLDDFDHGVRLSSMRRSIFDIEPFWRREREWTAEPAVDFTETDKSYEITAELPGLSEKDVEVKLANGGLSIRGEKHEEKEEKHKDYYVHERRFGAFERSFRMPDGVDRDKIEASFDKGVLKVTLPKTPEASKAEKKIEVKAG; encoded by the coding sequence ATGAGCGAGCCAACCACCAAGCTGCCGGTCAAGAAACCGCAGGCCGGCGCGGAGCCTTCGTCGACCGCGCCGTTCTGGCACCCAATCGAGACGCTGCGGCGCGAGATCGATCGCCTGCTCGACGATTTCGATCACGGCGTGCGCTTGTCGTCGATGCGCCGGTCGATCTTCGACATCGAGCCGTTCTGGCGCCGCGAACGTGAATGGACGGCCGAGCCCGCGGTCGATTTCACCGAAACCGACAAGTCCTACGAAATCACCGCGGAATTGCCGGGGCTGAGCGAAAAGGATGTCGAGGTCAAGCTCGCGAACGGCGGCCTGTCGATCCGCGGCGAGAAACATGAAGAGAAGGAGGAAAAGCACAAGGACTACTACGTTCACGAGCGCCGGTTCGGCGCTTTCGAGCGAAGCTTCCGGATGCCGGACGGCGTCGACCGCGACAAGATCGAGGCGTCGTTCGACAAGGGCGTGCTGAAGGTGACGCTGCCGAAGACGCCGGAAGCGTCCAAGGCCGAGAAAAAGATCGAAGTCAAGGCGGGCTGA